ATATTCTTCTTTTTCTCTCATTTTTTCAGCTTCTTTTTTATTTTTTTCATGGTTTTTGTCTAGTCGAAGAAGATTCCTTCTTCTCCGCCCCTCGCTGCGCTCGGGTAGTCGAAGAAGATTCCTTCTTCTCCGCCCCTCGCTGCGCTCGGGTAGTCGAAGAAGATTCCTTCTTCTCCGCCCCTCGCTGCGCTCGGGTAAAAGATGTAATATCCCGTGAATTAAAACTCGGGCTAATTCCTTTTTAAAAGAAGAATTGTATTTTTTGGCATTTTTTTTAACTTCCCTTGGACAAATGACGACCTCTCCTAAACCCAATTCATTTTCAAGCATAATCGGAAATTTTTGGCTTTGGCCGAAGGCCAAGACATCGGTCGCTTGGTTTTTTTTCCGATAGATTTTATTTAATTTTTGTATTTTCCCCTGACTTACAAAAACCAGAGATAAATTAGTTTTCCTTTTCTGCCGGCTGGCCGATTCTCCCTCCAAGACCTTTTGACCAATTTTTTTTAAAAACTTTTCATCTAAAAAATCACCGGTAAGGTTATTAATTTCAATCATTTTTTAAATTTGCTTTTTTATTTTTAAGTTTTGCCGAGTTTTTCCAATTTTTCATATTCTATTTTTTTAATTTCTCTTCTTAGGGCGCTTTGTTTTTTCATTTGCTTGGATTTTTTCCTCTGGCGAAACCTAACTTTTCTTGCCCGAACCAA
The nucleotide sequence above comes from Candidatus Nealsonbacteria bacterium. Encoded proteins:
- the ybeY gene encoding rRNA maturation RNase YbeY encodes the protein MIEINNLTGDFLDEKFLKKIGQKVLEGESASRQKRKTNLSLVFVSQGKIQKLNKIYRKKNQATDVLAFGQSQKFPIMLENELGLGEVVICPREVKKNAKKYNSSFKKELARVLIHGILHLLPERSEGRRRRNLLRLPERSEGRRRRNLLRLPERSEGRRRRNLLRLDKNHEKNKKEAEKMREKEEYYLSKINKL